The window CAGACCATCAGGCcaaatttcattacaagtcTCTTAAAACCATTACTTCTGAAATGACAGAACTGTAACCACACAGGGTTGACATGAATTGGTGTAGAATTCTTTCCTATACAGTCATTGTTATGCTGTTTCTACAAACAGGGAAGACACACTATATGACAAAGTAAGTGTGGCAGTCTTTAAGCTATCCTAAATAAATTGCGTAGGGTACAGTTAAAGCAAACTTCTTAATGTAGGAGTTGAAAATTATTAGCTAACAAAGTCACTTGTAGCTTTGTGGAAAAGcaagttgaaaataaattaatgttATTGTGTTTGTTAGAGGAACTGAAatgttacaaatattttccCTTGCAGTGAATGGGATGCGGcagaaatgattgtttatccTGCATTTGTGTTTCTATTGGAAGCTTTACTTTTGATGGAGCACAGGTGGACAACCATGTTACTTTTTGCTCGGGTAAGTAAACAACTTCCTAAAAAGTTTTTCGAAGTCAGATGTAGACCTAGATCTACAAACGACATATCATAGACAAATGTTCGAGTAAGAGGTGTGGTTTTGATTGACAACAACAAGTGCTGgtaatggaaatattttgttttaaagctgGCGCAACTGATGGATATCTACGCAATAAAAGTGGTAATTCGACAACATATGACACGTCATGTGATGGCAAAACTTCTAACAGCTCAGGTGATAAGACTTTACTTTGAAACCACACGTCAGGTTCTTTTTTGTAAAGAAAACCACTGAGAGAATTAATATTTGGTTAATTTAGATTGGTTTTGCATCGTTATGTGGTTTGCTCATACCTAACACCTTGTTGAAAATACCTGGTAAAACAAGGGATGAAGAACTGCGATCCATCAGATGTACGGCAACATTTGTAACCCTCTCTATTGTAAGTATTTATCAGCAAACATATTCTTATAACAATAAGGCAAAATTGATTCATTTACCcatttacagcaagttttttagttgcTAGAGGCTGCCTTCACGAAATATGACAGCAAAAATATGGGAACATTCTTCTCTACAGTTGGTTTACCAATTATAGTACTGGTTCTTATTTTATTCCTTATCTCCAAACAACTACATCAGGGTATGAATAAGAAATAGTTCATAAAAACAGGAATAAATTTAACTAATGAATTCAGATTTTATTATAGTTGTGAGAAAAATTGTAATATTTCTGCCCCTAATACATGTGCAGgggtttattttttttgtgctCAGCAGAAAGAACATCGATGCATGAAAGAAACACCATCAACATATTTATGTCGGGACTTGGATTACTAGCAACTGTGAATCTTTTAGGACCAAACACTATGCAGCTTAACGtgcaaataattacaaaatatattgggACTTCTGTGTACATATTCACAAGCATGACTATGTTAACAAATCTGCATATGAATATGATACTGTGAAAGCTGATAATACTAATACTGTTGTTTTTACTTGTATAGTGCAGTGTTTTACCAAAAGTGTTGTAAGCTAATCGACGTATGTGCGTGCACTCAGGATATTGCTCATTGTTCAAAGTTCAATTTAAGCCTTCAACTTAAGTGCAAAACTGTATTGTTATAAACATACTGTAAACAAGCCAAGTGCAGTATGGCTTGTTTAGGATAGGATGGATTACCATCCTAAAAGCCATCATAGACATAGTAAGAATACAACATGTACTGTAGGTATCGTAGGTTTAATTCTTTTCTGACTCAATTGAAATATTCATGGATTTGgtgttatttttacaaaaattggCATTATTTTTATAAGGTTTGATGTAGTCTCATTATCATCATATCACAtcata of the Clavelina lepadiformis chromosome 7, kaClaLepa1.1, whole genome shotgun sequence genome contains:
- the LOC143466138 gene encoding uncharacterized protein LOC143466138 isoform X1, which gives rise to MNWCRILSYTVIVMLFLQTGKTHYMTNEWDAAEMIVYPAFVFLLEALLLMEHRWTTMLLFARLAQLMDIYAIKVVIRQHMTRHVMAKLLTAQIGFASLCGLLIPNTLLKIPGKTRDEELRSIRCTATFVTLSILLEAAFTKYDSKNMGTFFSTVGLPIIVLVLILFLISKQLHQAERTSMHERNTINIFMSGLGLLATVNLLGPNTMQLNVQIITKYIGTSVYIFTSMTMLTNLHMNMIL
- the LOC143466138 gene encoding uncharacterized protein LOC143466138 isoform X2, translated to MNWCRILSYTVIVMLFLQTGKTHYMTNEWDAAEMIVYPAFVFLLEALLLMEHRWTTMLLFARLAQLMDIYAIKVVIRQHMTRHVMAKLLTAQIGFASLCGLLIPNTLLKIPGKTRDEELRSIRCTATFVTLSILLEAAFTKYDSKNMGTFFSTVGLPIIVLVLILFLISKQLHQERTSMHERNTINIFMSGLGLLATVNLLGPNTMQLNVQIITKYIGTSVYIFTSMTMLTNLHMNMIL